In a genomic window of Pseudomonas putida:
- the lnt gene encoding apolipoprotein N-acyltransferase: MRWTTRPGWPGNLLAVAAGAITTLALAPFDIWPLALLAVGLFYAGLRELSPRQALGRGWCFGFGLFGAGTSWIYYSIHHFGGASVLLAGFLMLLFTAAIAWFFALPAWVWARWLRRNEAPLADALAFAALWVGQEAFRGWFLTGFPWLYSGYSQLDGPLTGLAPVGGMWLISFTLALTAALIYNGMRLVRTGRKGFIAIGVLLLVGPWIAGMALKHHAWTSPSGAPLSVAAIQGNVEQSMKWDPAQLNAQLMLYRDMSFTSKPVDLLIWPETAVPVLKESAQGYLDMMGKFAAERNSALITGVPIREVVRHEKRFFNGITVVGEGDGTYLKQKLVPFGEYVPLQDVLRGLIAFFDLPMSDFARGPADQAMLQAKGYQIAPFICYEVVYPEFAAGLAAQSDLLLTISNDTWFGTSIGPLQHLQMAQMRALEAGRWMIRATNNGVTGLINPFGQITAQIPQFERGILYGEVVPMHNLTPYLQWRSWPLIIICVVLFGWALIASRMAKTV; encoded by the coding sequence ATGCGCTGGACAACCCGCCCCGGCTGGCCCGGTAACCTGCTGGCCGTGGCGGCCGGTGCAATCACCACCCTGGCCCTGGCGCCTTTCGACATCTGGCCACTGGCATTGCTGGCGGTCGGTTTGTTCTATGCCGGCCTGCGCGAGCTGAGCCCTCGCCAGGCCCTTGGCCGTGGCTGGTGCTTCGGTTTCGGCCTGTTCGGCGCCGGAACCAGCTGGATCTACTACAGCATCCACCACTTCGGTGGCGCATCGGTGCTTCTGGCCGGTTTCCTGATGCTGTTGTTCACCGCAGCGATTGCCTGGTTCTTCGCTCTGCCCGCCTGGGTCTGGGCACGTTGGTTGCGACGCAACGAAGCGCCGCTGGCCGATGCCCTGGCCTTTGCCGCGCTGTGGGTAGGCCAGGAGGCATTCCGCGGCTGGTTCCTCACCGGCTTCCCGTGGCTCTATTCCGGTTACAGCCAACTCGACGGCCCATTGACCGGCCTCGCGCCAGTCGGCGGCATGTGGCTGATTTCCTTTACCCTCGCCCTGACCGCCGCACTGATCTACAACGGCATGCGTCTGGTTCGTACCGGTCGCAAGGGCTTCATCGCGATTGGCGTCCTGTTGCTGGTCGGTCCATGGATCGCCGGAATGGCGCTCAAACACCATGCCTGGACCAGCCCATCGGGCGCGCCGTTGAGCGTTGCAGCGATCCAGGGCAACGTCGAACAGAGCATGAAATGGGACCCGGCGCAGCTCAATGCGCAGCTGATGCTGTACCGCGACATGAGCTTCACCTCAAAGCCGGTCGACCTGCTGATCTGGCCGGAAACCGCGGTCCCGGTACTCAAGGAGTCCGCCCAGGGTTACCTGGACATGATGGGTAAATTTGCGGCGGAACGTAATTCGGCGCTGATTACCGGCGTTCCGATCCGTGAAGTCGTCCGTCACGAAAAACGCTTCTTCAACGGCATTACCGTGGTCGGCGAAGGCGACGGCACCTATCTCAAGCAGAAACTGGTGCCGTTCGGCGAATACGTCCCCTTGCAGGACGTTCTGCGCGGCTTGATCGCGTTCTTCGATCTGCCGATGTCGGACTTTGCCCGTGGCCCGGCCGATCAGGCCATGCTGCAAGCCAAGGGCTACCAGATCGCGCCCTTCATCTGCTACGAAGTGGTGTACCCGGAGTTTGCCGCGGGCCTCGCCGCGCAAAGCGATCTGTTGCTGACGATCAGTAACGACACCTGGTTCGGTACGTCCATCGGCCCGCTGCAACACTTGCAGATGGCGCAGATGCGCGCACTGGAGGCCGGTCGCTGGATGATCCGCGCCACCAACAACGGCGTGACCGGCCTGATCAACCCGTTCGGCCAGATCACCGCGCAAATCCCGCAGTTCGAGCGCGGCATCCTGTATGGCGAAGTGGTGCCGATGCACAA